The proteins below are encoded in one region of Silene latifolia isolate original U9 population chromosome 2, ASM4854445v1, whole genome shotgun sequence:
- the LOC141641456 gene encoding uncharacterized protein LOC141641456 — MYIKGQNWMDYSPNVSSSWTWRKICQVKDLLKPGFCHGKWSTNDGVYSVSAGYNWLQGSLSPVPWYPIIWNRFNLPKHSIIGWLAIQCRLLTKDRMFRFGIIADGHCDMCLDHLEDHTHLLYGCRFSSCCWKLLAAWLNVSFSATGILDWCIRWRCRSLMKKQIVIAAIMAMIYQIWNACNICRVDNKLVHPTYAVRAVTDLVQSRGQAWKWTSKFQGMHWVPLM, encoded by the coding sequence ATGTACATCAAAGGACAAAATTGGATGGATTATTCTCCCAATGTAAGTTCCAGCTGGACTTGGAGGAAAATCTGCCAAGTCAAGGATTTGCTCAAACCTGGTTTCTGTCATGGCAAATGGAGTACCAATGATGGGGTCTATAGTGTGTCTGCAGGGTATAACTGGCTTCAGGGTAGTCTGTCTCCAGTACCATGGTACCCTATAATTTGGAACAGATTTAATCTTCCCAAACACTCCATTATAGGGTGGCTGGCTATCCAATGTCGACTCTTGACAAAGGATAGGATGTTCAGATTTGGCATAATTGCTGATGGGCACTGTGATATGTGCTTGGATCATTTGGAGGACCATACTCATTTACTGTATGGATGTAGGTTTAGCTCCTGCTGCTGGAAGCTGCTTGCTGCCTGGTTAAATGTTTCCTTCTCTGCAACTGGAATCCTGGACTGGTGTATAAGGTGGAGATGTAGGTCTCTGATGAAAAAACAAATTGTTATTGCTGCTATTATGGCCATGATCTATCAGATTTGGAATGCCTGCAACATTTGCAGAGTGGACAATAAGTTGGTTCATCCTACTTATGCGGTTCGAGCTGTTACTGATTTGGTTCAGAGTAGAGGACAAGCATGGAAGTGGACGTCTAAATTCCAAGGAATGCATTGGGTACCCTTGATGTAA